The following DNA comes from Micromonospora chokoriensis.
GGGGCGGGGAGGCCCTCGTCGACCGGGTCGTGGTGCCGGCGGCGCCACCCCCGTGCCGCCGAGCCGTCCCCTGCCCGGTCGTCGGTCGACGGTGCGGGCGTGGTGTTCGACGCCAGCCGCAGCGCCGCGCCGAGCAGCACACAGGTGGCGAACGCCATCACCAGGCCACGACCGTATTCGGTCCGGAAGCCGTCCTGCTCCGAGTAGAAGAAGAGCCGCTGACCGGAGTCGTCGAGAGCGGCCGCCGCGGCGACCAGCAACGCCAGCAGGGCGCCGGCCAGGGTAAGACCGGCCAGCCGGGCGTTCGACCGCACGGCTGGCGTGCCGCGCAGCGCGAGCGCCACAGTGCAGACCAGGACGAGGAGCCCGAGCAGGTAGGCCACACCGAACCCGCCGACCTCGGACACCCCGGCGGGCACCCTCATCGTGGCGTTTCCGTCCGGCCCACGGTTCGGAAGGCTCAGCACCAACCACTCGCCGACCATCGAGGCGACCCCGGCCACCGCGCCCAGACCGGCCAGCAGCAGGGGTAGCCGAGGATCCTGCACGAACCCGGCCGGCGACCACCCGAACCGGCGGCGCGGAGGCGGGTCGTCCTCGGCACCCCATTCGATGACAGCCGGACCGTCGGACCGGTCGCCCTGTCGTGGGATCGGTAGCTCCTCGGCCATCGGCCATCCTTCCGCCGGTCACGGATGTGGGTCGAATCATGGCACAGCCAGCGGTGCGTGACCGGGATCGCACGGCGCGCGTCCGTGCCGCTCGGTCGCCCGGCGGTCACCTTTCCGCTAGCGTTCTTCCCATGCCTATCCGTACCGCTTCAGCACAATGGCAGGGCAATCTCACCGAGGGTGCCGGCACGGTCCGCACCGGTAAGGGTGGCCTGTCGGGCAACTACTCCTTCAAGTCGCGCTTCGAGGAGGGTGAGGGCACCAACCCGGAGGAGCTGATCGCCGCCGCGCACGCGGGCTGCTTCTCGATGGCGTTCTCGAAGGCCCTCGCCGACGCCGGCTCGACGCCCACCTCGGTCGAGACCACCGCCAAGGTCCACCTGGACAAGACCGACGCCGGGATGACCGTGACCCGCATCGACCTGGAGACCGTCGGCCAGGTCCCGGGCATCGACGACGCGGAGTTCCAGAAGCTCGCCGAGGCCGCCAAGGCCAACTGCCCGATCTCCCGCCTGCTCTCGCCCGGTGCCGAGATCACCCTCGACGCGCGCCTGGCCTCCTGAGCCGGTCGACCCACAACCGCTCGGCCACGGAGAGAGTCTCCGCCCACCTCGGGCGGTCACTCTCTCCGTGACCTGCGGTGCCGGTCGGCGGCACCGCTGACCCGGCGGGCCGGGCCCCACATCGGGCACAATGGGTGGGGTGCCGGTGGAGATGACCCGCGAGCGCTTCGAGGAGTTGGTCGGCGAGGCCCTCGACGAGGTGCCCGAAGAGCTGCTCGGCCTGATGAACAACGTGGTGATCCTCGTCGAGGACGACCCGCCGCCGGGCGAGCACGACCTGCTCGGCCTCTACGAGGGCCATGCCCTCACCAGCCGTGGCTGGGACTACTCCGGCGTGCTGCCGGACCGGATCTTCATCTACCGACATCCGATCCTGCGGATCTGCGACAACGACGACGATGTCGTCGACGAGGTGGCGGTGAC
Coding sequences within:
- a CDS encoding OsmC family protein codes for the protein MPIRTASAQWQGNLTEGAGTVRTGKGGLSGNYSFKSRFEEGEGTNPEELIAAAHAGCFSMAFSKALADAGSTPTSVETTAKVHLDKTDAGMTVTRIDLETVGQVPGIDDAEFQKLAEAAKANCPISRLLSPGAEITLDARLAS
- a CDS encoding metallopeptidase family protein yields the protein MEMTRERFEELVGEALDEVPEELLGLMNNVVILVEDDPPPGEHDLLGLYEGHALTSRGWDYSGVLPDRIFIYRHPILRICDNDDDVVDEVAVTVVHEIAHHFGIDDERLHALGWG